The following are from one region of the Nymphaea colorata isolate Beijing-Zhang1983 chromosome 7, ASM883128v2, whole genome shotgun sequence genome:
- the LOC116257360 gene encoding uncharacterized protein LOC116257360, whose product MRDGRDPFRPPATGGGENKKAVMAGRGVIIRAAFFLFLFFSARPCFCLSAGPAAGPSSFSAGGGAVDQIGQLRTHHTAIKRQVISGGEPGVSRRSSSASGRGTSAKTNPTRVPQSATTAMVRTFCWLHGQHSVVS is encoded by the exons ATGAGAGACGGCAGAGATCCCTTCAGACCGCCAGCAACCGGTGGTGGCGAAAACAAGAAGGCGGTGATGGCCGGGAGAGGCGTCATTATAAGGGcagccttcttcctcttcctctttttctccgCAAGACCTTGCTTCTGTTTATCAGCAGGGCCTGCTGCTGGCCCTTCATCATTCTCCGCAG GTGGAGGAGCAGTTGATCAGATCGGCCAATTAAGGACACATCATACTGCAATTAAGAGGCAAGTTATTAGTGGAGGTGAACCTGGAGTTTCGAGAAGAAGTAGTTCCGCCAGTGGTAGAGGCACATCGGCCAAGACAAACCCCACAAGAGTTCCTCAGTCAGCAACCACTGCCATGGTTCGGACCTTCTGTTGGTTGCATGGGCAGCATTCAGTTGTCTCTTGA